In Crinalium epipsammum PCC 9333, the following are encoded in one genomic region:
- a CDS encoding PIN domain-containing protein has product MNEIRPILERYKQKGILIDTNILLLWFVGTANRGRISKFNRTEKFTAEDYDLLLRIILFFNKIVTTPHILTEVNSLINQIGEPERSQCLSIFADIINHRLTESKIESATATKLENFTKFGLTDCGIIVLAKDYLVLTDDFRLANYLQTVGIDVINFNHIRRNEWKVKG; this is encoded by the coding sequence ATGAATGAAATTCGCCCTATCTTGGAGCGTTACAAACAAAAGGGAATTTTAATTGATACAAATATACTGCTTCTCTGGTTTGTTGGTACTGCTAATCGTGGGAGAATATCTAAGTTTAATCGCACTGAAAAATTTACAGCAGAAGATTATGACTTACTTTTAAGGATTATCTTATTTTTTAATAAAATTGTTACAACTCCTCATATATTGACTGAAGTTAATAGTTTGATTAATCAGATAGGTGAACCAGAACGTTCGCAGTGCTTGTCTATATTTGCTGATATTATTAACCACAGGTTAACTGAATCTAAGATCGAAAGTGCTACAGCTACCAAGCTGGAGAACTTTACTAAGTTTGGGCTTACAGATTGTGGAATTATTGTTCTAGCTAAAGATTACTTAGTGCTTACAGATGATTTTAGATTAGCTAATTATCTGCAAACAGTAGGAATTGATGTAATTAACTTTAATCATATTCGTAGAAATGAATGGAAAGTAAAAGGTTAG
- a CDS encoding glycoside hydrolase family 15 protein: MSINTAQQQSRLDHYYQQIKAVILNRQNPITGLLPASTAITAHGDYTDAWVRDNVYSILAVWGLAIAYRKVDTDPGRLFELEHSVIKLMRGLLFAMMRQAHKVERFKQTQSPLDALHAKYNTQTGDVVVGDDEWGHLQLDATSLFILMLAQMTASGLHIIYSIDEVNFVQNLVYYIGRTYRTPDYGLWERGNKANRGNPELNASSVGMAKAALEAINGLNLFGVRGDQASVIHVLADEIARSRLTLESLLPRESSSKETDAALLSIISFPAFAIEDVQLIKRTRTKIIEKLQGRYGCKRFLRDGHQTVLEDTTRLHYEPWELQQFEHIECEWPLFFTYLLLDGVFRGDSEQVKDYQQRLSSLLVENGGQLLPELYYVPAENVAAEKASPHSQKRLPNENVPLVWAQSLYFLGQLLIEGLLAPGDVDPLGRHLSIGSNRKPVVQIALIAEDEDLQAQLADYGFASQTPTQIEPISIRQAMELSDIYYQIGRNDQLSMTGRPVRRLRSLTTARIFKIRGETIVFLPSFLDQQQFYLTLDYHFLVAEIKSELAYIHEHWCELGRPTITLLLTHALLAEGSQEFVKSSKNLTQEFDSPLLKLMNQLQNGVCNGVPVRLGRINQLMLTSGRERIDFLHDFEFTQAAVKDAAPACYYLPYHPDQNFPLSNTQEFLLECETNLGLLLRSLRESENIYQQIELLQTLNRLQGIDFDTGFGGSGLKVTVADLLNEVYIKAGGEGRSPHWSVIRYAAALLNKVDIGLSDAVTEILVRGKQVTVGKAYSEASLITRPMSYPEIMDKINEFCREDIRDRVLTQEILIYLGLLIKSDPQLLDNLLTLRVGYLILLLTSELAVELKVTQDEAYERLMALSPFEIKTHLRQVLAGYEGMNQMLRQQESLHVKQPEQDIDWVVLPMEQDEGEVPFAGWLRQRQLNGAINRVPKDFYPNVWKLMKHSKGLVIGDKLERRNRLDSDVILSEMTPGEKNFALRIEHLLNKIQAPEYRQVNIETLMELAAIAERNPNLQIEEYLVLDVIIGHAVRLAWLERFPEKADRYDEYKAGAWRAFYGTSPRECAGFIVKAFRFLTEFGSDRAA, from the coding sequence ATGTCAATCAACACCGCTCAACAGCAATCCAGATTGGATCATTACTACCAACAAATCAAAGCTGTAATACTTAACCGCCAAAATCCGATTACGGGTTTGTTACCAGCTTCTACTGCAATTACTGCTCACGGCGACTATACAGATGCTTGGGTGCGGGACAATGTTTATAGTATTTTGGCGGTTTGGGGACTGGCGATCGCGTATCGCAAGGTAGATACTGATCCAGGGCGGTTATTTGAACTAGAACACAGTGTAATTAAGTTGATGCGCGGGCTGTTGTTTGCGATGATGCGACAAGCGCACAAGGTCGAACGATTCAAACAAACTCAATCGCCTTTAGATGCGCTGCACGCTAAATATAATACCCAAACTGGTGATGTAGTGGTGGGTGATGATGAGTGGGGACATTTGCAATTAGATGCAACCTCACTATTTATTCTGATGCTGGCGCAGATGACGGCTTCAGGGCTGCATATTATTTATTCTATTGATGAAGTAAATTTTGTACAGAATTTGGTGTATTACATTGGGCGGACTTACCGCACACCAGATTATGGGTTATGGGAAAGAGGGAATAAAGCTAATCGTGGCAACCCAGAATTAAATGCTAGTTCGGTGGGGATGGCTAAAGCTGCGTTGGAAGCAATTAATGGATTGAATTTATTTGGGGTACGGGGTGATCAAGCTTCTGTTATTCATGTTTTAGCAGATGAAATTGCGCGATCGCGTCTTACCTTAGAATCATTATTACCCAGAGAATCTAGCTCAAAGGAAACTGATGCAGCATTGTTAAGTATTATCAGTTTTCCGGCATTTGCAATTGAAGATGTGCAACTAATAAAACGCACACGCACAAAAATTATTGAAAAGTTACAAGGACGCTACGGTTGCAAACGGTTTTTACGCGATGGACATCAAACAGTTTTAGAAGATACAACTCGCTTACATTATGAACCTTGGGAATTACAGCAATTTGAGCATATTGAGTGCGAGTGGCCGTTATTTTTTACATATTTACTGTTAGATGGTGTATTTAGAGGAGATAGCGAACAAGTAAAAGATTACCAACAGCGTTTATCATCTTTATTAGTTGAAAACGGTGGGCAATTATTACCAGAACTTTATTATGTACCAGCAGAAAATGTAGCAGCAGAAAAAGCATCTCCTCATAGTCAAAAGCGTTTGCCTAATGAAAATGTTCCCCTGGTTTGGGCGCAAAGTTTATATTTCTTAGGTCAGCTTTTAATTGAGGGATTATTAGCACCTGGAGATGTTGATCCGCTAGGTCGCCATTTATCTATTGGAAGTAACCGCAAGCCAGTAGTACAAATAGCATTAATTGCTGAAGATGAAGATTTACAAGCGCAATTAGCAGATTATGGATTTGCTTCACAAACGCCGACACAAATAGAACCAATTTCTATCCGTCAGGCGATGGAACTTTCTGATATTTATTATCAAATTGGTCGTAATGATCAACTTAGTATGACGGGACGACCAGTAAGACGTTTACGAAGTTTGACAACTGCGAGAATTTTTAAAATTCGGGGAGAAACAATTGTTTTCTTACCTTCCTTTTTAGACCAACAGCAGTTCTATTTAACGTTAGATTACCATTTTTTAGTAGCTGAAATCAAAAGTGAATTAGCTTATATTCACGAGCATTGGTGTGAATTAGGTCGTCCCACAATTACTCTGTTGCTAACTCATGCTTTGTTAGCAGAGGGAAGTCAGGAATTTGTAAAAAGCTCAAAAAATCTCACTCAAGAATTTGACTCCCCGTTACTTAAACTGATGAACCAATTACAAAACGGAGTGTGTAATGGTGTACCAGTAAGATTAGGCAGAATTAATCAATTAATGCTAACTTCTGGGAGAGAGAGAATTGATTTTCTCCACGATTTTGAATTTACCCAAGCTGCTGTTAAAGATGCTGCGCCTGCTTGTTACTATTTGCCTTACCATCCCGATCAGAATTTTCCTTTAAGTAATACCCAAGAATTTTTACTAGAGTGTGAAACTAATTTAGGGTTGTTGCTAAGAAGTTTGCGTGAGTCAGAAAATATCTATCAACAAATTGAGTTATTACAAACACTCAACCGTTTACAAGGAATAGATTTTGATACAGGTTTTGGAGGTTCAGGACTAAAAGTTACAGTTGCAGATTTATTGAATGAAGTTTATATCAAGGCGGGGGGTGAAGGTAGATCTCCTCATTGGTCTGTAATTCGCTATGCGGCGGCGTTATTAAATAAGGTTGATATTGGTTTATCGGACGCGGTGACAGAAATTTTAGTACGGGGTAAGCAAGTAACTGTAGGGAAAGCTTACAGTGAGGCTTCTTTAATTACACGCCCGATGTCTTATCCAGAAATTATGGATAAGATTAATGAGTTTTGTCGGGAAGATATTCGCGATCGCGTTCTTACTCAAGAAATTCTAATTTATCTTGGTTTGTTAATCAAGTCAGACCCGCAACTACTTGATAACTTGTTAACGTTGCGGGTTGGTTATTTAATTTTGTTGCTGACAAGTGAGTTAGCAGTTGAATTAAAAGTAACTCAAGATGAAGCTTATGAGCGATTAATGGCATTAAGTCCATTTGAAATTAAAACTCATTTACGTCAAGTTTTAGCTGGGTATGAAGGCATGAATCAAATGCTACGTCAACAAGAATCTTTGCACGTTAAACAACCAGAGCAAGATATTGATTGGGTTGTACTACCAATGGAACAAGATGAGGGAGAAGTCCCCTTTGCAGGTTGGTTACGACAACGACAGTTAAATGGGGCAATTAATCGCGTTCCTAAAGACTTTTACCCGAATGTTTGGAAATTAATGAAGCATTCTAAGGGGTTAGTAATTGGTGATAAGTTAGAACGACGAAATCGTTTGGATAGTGATGTAATTCTTTCGGAAATGACACCTGGAGAAAAGAATTTTGCTTTGCGGATTGAGCATTTACTGAATAAAATTCAAGCGCCAGAGTATCGACAAGTTAATATTGAGACATTGATGGAATTAGCTGCGATCGCAGAACGCAATCCTAATTTACAAATAGAAGAATATTTAGTATTAGATGTAATAATTGGTCATGCTGTGCGCCTTGCTTGGTTAGAAAGGTTTCCAGAGAAAGCCGATAGATATGATGAGTATAAAGCGGGGGCGTGGCGGGCTTTTTATGGTACTTCTCCGAGAGAATGTGCAGGTTTTATTGTGAAAGCGTTTAGATTCTTAACAGAATTCGGAAGCGATCGCGCTGCCTAG
- the rpoD gene encoding RNA polymerase sigma factor RpoD — protein MTQANDVLAIAPLTEEPDASDLERSELELLLDNEADSDDDIVDVPSDEDDSKPGKVRSTRRRAQTKKKHYTEDSIRLYLQEIGRIRLLRADEEIELARKIAELLQLERVYEQLKAQLDREPKDSEWALAVEMPLPQFRHRLYLGRRAKDKMVQSNLRLVVSIAKKYMNRGLSFQDLIQEGSLGLIRAAEKFDHEKGYKFSTYATWWIRQAITRAIADQSRTIRLPVHLYETISRIKKTTKLLSQEMGRKPTEEEIATRMEMTIEKLRFIAKSAQLPISLETPIGKEEDSRLGDFIEADGETPEDEVSKNLLREDLESVLDTLSPRERDVLRLRYGLDDGRMKTLEEIGQIFNVTRERIRQIEAKALRKLRHPNRNSILKEYIR, from the coding sequence ATGACCCAGGCTAACGACGTACTCGCAATCGCACCTCTCACTGAAGAACCTGATGCAAGCGATTTGGAACGAAGCGAGTTGGAACTTTTGCTAGATAATGAAGCTGATTCAGACGATGATATTGTGGATGTTCCATCTGATGAGGACGACAGTAAGCCTGGTAAGGTTCGCTCTACTCGTCGTCGCGCACAAACCAAAAAGAAGCACTACACAGAAGATTCAATTCGCCTCTATTTACAAGAAATTGGTCGCATCCGCTTACTACGAGCAGATGAAGAAATTGAGTTAGCGCGTAAAATTGCTGAGTTGCTGCAATTAGAGCGGGTGTATGAGCAGTTGAAGGCTCAACTAGACCGCGAACCAAAAGATAGTGAATGGGCTTTGGCTGTAGAAATGCCGTTGCCACAATTTCGCCATCGTCTCTATTTAGGGCGACGGGCAAAAGACAAGATGGTGCAGTCTAACCTGCGTCTGGTGGTGTCTATTGCTAAAAAATATATGAATCGGGGCTTGTCATTTCAAGATCTGATTCAAGAAGGTAGTTTAGGTTTGATTCGCGCTGCCGAAAAATTTGACCACGAAAAAGGTTATAAGTTTTCTACTTATGCTACTTGGTGGATTAGACAGGCTATTACAAGAGCGATCGCAGATCAGTCTCGCACAATTCGCTTACCTGTCCATCTTTATGAAACTATTTCTCGAATAAAGAAAACTACTAAGCTGCTTTCCCAAGAAATGGGACGTAAGCCAACTGAAGAAGAAATCGCAACTCGCATGGAAATGACCATCGAAAAGCTGCGGTTTATTGCTAAATCTGCTCAACTTCCAATTTCTTTAGAAACACCCATTGGTAAAGAAGAAGATTCTCGTTTGGGAGACTTCATTGAAGCTGATGGCGAAACACCAGAAGATGAGGTTTCTAAAAATCTCTTGCGGGAAGATTTAGAAAGCGTCCTTGATACCCTTAGCCCTCGTGAGCGTGATGTTCTCCGGTTACGTTATGGCTTAGATGATGGACGGATGAAGACTTTAGAAGAAATTGGTCAAATCTTCAATGTTACCCGCGAACGGATTCGTCAAATTGAAGCGAAAGCTTTGCGAAAATTGCGCCATCCAAATCGCAATAGTATTTTGAAAGAATACATCCGTTAG
- a CDS encoding GAF domain-containing protein translates to MSSPGFPIEEVLSNDLLKIASATGDELLQYLVQFLVSTLEVEYAIIGERVEKPNSHSIRTLAVCAEGQIVENFEYELANSICKEVLQGGICIYPEKVQQQFPENELLKQMGVESYFGIHLLDSAGQSLGLIYIMGRSPLSNCEVAEQYLRLFATRISSVLQRRKAEKELKQQFERTQEALQRNQLLAQIALQIRQSLNLEEVLNTTVTQVRKLLGADRVVVYQLKSQLSGTVVAESVGEGWVSALGSYFQDNCFQRQVGEKYRQGYKRSIPNIYEAGLANCHIKVLEQLQIKANLIVPIVLQNNIESEQHYLWGLLIVHQCSNSRHWQENQLNLLDELAVQLSIAIQQSELYQQAQIQLAERQRVEVALLKAKNELEIRVTQRTIELERANQRLQYKIFERKQTEAALKRQNLKSQLFAEITLKIRQSLQLEEILQTTVTEVQKILQVDRVLIYRVLSDGSGCTITEAVLPGLPVLVGIPFPEEVFPVEYQELYKLGKVQSIENVEQAYSEETPCLVEFLRQFAVKAKLIVPIVQNQKLWGLLIAHHCSSTRIWTEFETELLEQLANQVSIALAQAQLLGALQDNERRFRAIFNSSFQFIWLLKPDGTLLEANQTALKFMGLPPEYMINQPFWEMPCWNLSRNNQSQLQAAIVQAESGNFTRYEVDVISANGKIVTIDFSIKPVTNEAGEVVMLIPEGRDISDRKQAEEEIKASLKEKEILLKEIHHRVKNNLLVVSSLLEFQAEYINNPAIIKVFEDSQHRIYSMALIHEKLYQSKNLEKINFGEYIQNLVYNLISSYNITEERIQVEFDIDPVELNIETANPGGLIVNELVSNAFKHAFPDNRSGKLLLKLHQDSRKKIILIIKDNGIGFPPNVDFRNTESLGLQLVCTLTEQLEGEINLTKEDGTAFNLTFTELQYKKRV, encoded by the coding sequence ATGTCATCTCCAGGCTTTCCAATAGAAGAAGTATTATCAAACGACCTCTTAAAAATTGCCTCTGCAACTGGGGATGAATTATTACAATATCTGGTGCAATTTTTAGTCTCAACCCTAGAGGTAGAATACGCCATTATCGGTGAGCGAGTAGAAAAGCCTAATTCCCATTCCATCAGAACATTAGCTGTCTGTGCAGAAGGTCAAATTGTAGAAAATTTTGAGTACGAGTTAGCTAACAGTATTTGTAAAGAGGTTTTGCAGGGCGGAATATGTATCTACCCAGAAAAAGTTCAACAGCAATTTCCTGAGAATGAATTGTTAAAACAAATGGGGGTGGAAAGTTATTTCGGTATCCACCTACTGGATTCAGCAGGTCAGAGTTTAGGACTAATCTATATTATGGGGCGATCGCCTCTTTCTAACTGCGAAGTTGCAGAACAATACCTGAGACTTTTTGCTACTAGAATATCATCTGTACTACAACGCCGAAAAGCAGAAAAAGAACTAAAGCAACAGTTTGAGCGCACCCAAGAAGCATTACAACGTAATCAACTGCTTGCTCAAATTGCTTTACAAATCCGGCAATCTCTCAATCTCGAAGAAGTTCTCAATACAACCGTTACACAGGTACGAAAATTACTAGGTGCTGACCGAGTGGTAGTTTATCAATTGAAATCTCAACTTAGCGGTACTGTTGTCGCTGAATCTGTCGGCGAAGGTTGGGTATCAGCTTTAGGCAGCTATTTTCAAGATAACTGCTTTCAACGCCAAGTAGGTGAAAAATACCGTCAAGGTTACAAGCGGTCAATTCCTAACATTTACGAAGCTGGATTGGCTAATTGCCATATTAAAGTACTAGAACAATTACAAATTAAAGCTAATTTAATCGTACCAATTGTACTACAAAATAACATTGAATCCGAGCAGCATTATTTGTGGGGTTTATTGATTGTCCATCAGTGTTCTAATTCTCGCCACTGGCAAGAAAATCAATTAAACTTGCTTGACGAATTAGCAGTGCAACTATCAATTGCTATCCAGCAATCTGAACTATATCAGCAAGCGCAGATTCAGTTAGCAGAACGTCAGCGAGTAGAAGTAGCACTACTAAAAGCTAAAAACGAACTAGAAATTAGAGTTACACAAAGGACTATTGAATTAGAGCGTGCTAATCAGCGATTGCAGTACAAAATATTTGAGCGTAAACAGACGGAAGCAGCTTTAAAGCGCCAAAATTTGAAATCACAATTATTTGCTGAAATCACTCTTAAAATTCGTCAGTCTTTGCAACTAGAGGAAATTCTTCAAACCACTGTCACAGAAGTTCAAAAAATTCTTCAGGTTGATCGCGTGTTGATTTACCGCGTTTTATCGGATGGGAGTGGTTGTACTATTACTGAGGCAGTCTTACCTGGATTGCCAGTGCTTGTAGGTATTCCTTTTCCCGAAGAAGTTTTTCCTGTGGAGTATCAAGAATTATATAAGTTGGGAAAGGTACAATCAATTGAGAATGTAGAACAAGCTTACAGTGAGGAAACTCCCTGTTTAGTAGAATTTTTGAGGCAATTTGCTGTCAAAGCAAAACTAATTGTGCCAATTGTGCAAAATCAAAAACTCTGGGGATTATTAATTGCCCACCATTGTTCTAGCACTCGTATTTGGACAGAATTTGAAACTGAGTTGCTAGAGCAATTAGCTAATCAAGTTAGCATCGCTTTGGCACAGGCACAACTATTAGGTGCTTTGCAGGATAATGAACGGCGATTTCGAGCAATTTTTAACTCCTCATTTCAATTTATCTGGTTACTAAAGCCAGATGGTACTCTCTTGGAGGCGAACCAAACAGCCTTGAAATTTATGGGACTGCCTCCAGAATATATGATCAATCAGCCATTTTGGGAGATGCCTTGTTGGAATTTATCTAGAAATAATCAGTCGCAATTGCAGGCTGCAATAGTACAAGCAGAATCAGGAAATTTTACCCGTTACGAAGTTGATGTCATCAGTGCCAACGGTAAGATAGTAACAATTGACTTCTCTATTAAGCCTGTCACAAATGAGGCAGGAGAAGTGGTAATGCTGATTCCAGAAGGTCGCGATATTAGCGACCGTAAACAAGCAGAAGAAGAAATTAAAGCTTCTTTAAAAGAAAAAGAGATATTGCTTAAAGAAATTCACCATCGAGTCAAAAATAATTTGCTAGTTGTTTCTAGCCTACTGGAATTTCAAGCAGAATATATTAATAATCCGGCAATTATCAAAGTATTTGAAGATAGCCAGCATCGAATCTACTCAATGGCATTAATCCATGAAAAATTATATCAATCTAAAAATTTAGAAAAGATTAACTTTGGAGAATATATTCAAAATTTAGTATATAACTTAATTAGCTCTTATAATATCACGGAAGAGCGCATTCAAGTTGAGTTCGATATCGACCCCGTTGAACTGAATATTGAAACAGCTAACCCTGGTGGTTTAATTGTTAACGAATTAGTTTCTAATGCTTTTAAACACGCCTTCCCTGATAATCGAAGCGGTAAACTGCTTTTGAAGTTACACCAAGACAGTAGGAAGAAAATTATTCTGATTATTAAGGATAATGGAATTGGTTTTCCACCTAATGTAGATTTCCGTAATACAGAATCATTAGGATTACAATTAGTATGTACTTTAACTGAACAGTTAGAAGGTGAAATTAACTTAACTAAAGAAGACGGAACTGCTTTTAACTTAACTTTTACTGAACTGCAATATAAAAAAAGAGTTTAA